From Rhododendron vialii isolate Sample 1 chromosome 10a, ASM3025357v1, the proteins below share one genomic window:
- the LOC131302919 gene encoding uncharacterized protein LOC131302919 produces MGELMRIVERFCALEEFYADRVAQGLTNSTTTVTPQLTAPVATQQPQPKKLVHNIKEGKKRKPKEIMRQPWFEWPTGKLGTDTGQADQNPRKKCSYHNELGHYTTTCAPYKALLERLAAQGHLDQYIDQAKTPTRPPARNPNPNELRPTIHVIHGPITKEFESNLQADLNRASTSKQVIAVGPGSKQPRPKESPKWTITFTERDLERVQTPHSDALVVTVQIGIHDVKRVLINQGSSAEVMYYDLFKKLDLPESALQPAEVPLIGFNGAPVWPLGRIFLLVVIGSKTLSVEFIIVNVPSPYNAILGRTWLHGMQAIASTYHQVVRFIDINGRWEDLRGDQIASKKCYVSAVHNSTKAKQVQWVEIPDITMIDDIS; encoded by the exons ATGGGCGAGTTGATGCGCATCGTGGAAAGATTCTGCGCTCTTGAAGAATTCTACGCGGATCGTGTGGCTCAAGGGCTAACAAACTCTACTACAACGGTCACACCTCAGTTGACAGCACCAGTCGCAACGCAGCAACCTCAGCCAAAGAAACTTGTccacaacatcaaggaagggaAGAAGCGCAAGCCGAAG gaaatcatgaggcaaccatggtttgAATGGCCAACAGGAAAGCTGGGCACAGACACTGGCCAAGCAGATCAGAACCCCAGAAAGAAGTGCTCATACCACAACGAGCTCGGTCATTACACAACCACATGCGCACCATACAAAGCACTATTAGAGCGTCTGGCAGCacaaggccatctcgatcagTACATCGATCAAGCCAAAACACCCACCCGTCCGCCTGCTAGGAATCCCAACCCAAATGAACTGCGACCGACGATACACGTTATCCACGGTCCCATAACAAAGGAATTTGAATCCAATCTTCAGGCTGACCTCAATCGCGCATCCACTTCCAAGCAGGTAATCGCagtaggacctggatccaaacAACCACGACCAAAAGAGTCACCCAAATGGACAATTACTTTCACCGAGCGCGATCTCGAacgtgtgcaaacaccacactccgacgcCCTCGTCGTAACCGTTCAAATTGGAATACATGATGTCAAGCGCGTTCTAATCAATCAGGGAAGCTCGGCggaggtcatgtactatgacCTATTCAAAAAACTTGATCTCCCAGAATCAGCTTTGCAACCCGCAGAAGTACCCCTCATCGGATTCAACGGAGCACCCGTTTGGCCACTTGGTCGAATCTTCCTGCTAGTCGTCATTGGCTCGAAAACGTTGAGCGTCGAGTTCATCATCGTCAACGTACCTAGCCCATATAACGCAATTCTTGGCCGAACATGGCTACACGGCATGCAAGCgatcgcctcaacctaccaccaggtcgttcGCTTCATCGACATCAATGGGAGATGGGAAGATCTTCGAGGCGACCAAATagcctccaaaaaatgctatgtctctgccgtccacaattccaccaaagcCAAGCAAGTGCAATGGGTCGAAATTCCAGACATCACCATGATCGATGACATCAGCTAG